One genomic segment of Catalinimonas alkaloidigena includes these proteins:
- a CDS encoding VRR-NUC domain-containing protein, translated as MKRFHHPLQTVPSDFYTPLFLEKRSKAITQRLEVLIHPKRFLNIVRHHYESKSGMSNPIMGWHESLLPLVEQCYHCLEPEQISSVIMEMAKNLKENTKGFPDLFVWDEQSYSFIEVKSPSDQLSAQQLYWLHFFEKQGISAKVIRVSWD; from the coding sequence GTGAAGCGTTTTCACCACCCCTTACAAACTGTTCCATCGGATTTTTATACGCCCCTTTTTCTGGAAAAGAGAAGTAAAGCCATCACACAACGTCTTGAGGTATTAATTCATCCCAAACGCTTTCTGAATATTGTACGGCACCATTACGAAAGTAAGTCAGGCATGAGTAATCCAATCATGGGATGGCACGAAAGCCTGCTACCGCTGGTAGAGCAATGTTATCATTGCCTGGAGCCGGAGCAGATCTCCAGTGTGATCATGGAGATGGCAAAAAATTTAAAAGAAAATACCAAAGGTTTTCCCGACCTTTTTGTCTGGGATGAACAGTCGTATAGTTTTATAGAAGTGAAGTCACCGAGCGACCAGCTCTCTGCGCAACAGCTCTACTGGCTACACTTTTTTGAGAAGCAGGGAATCTCAGCCAAGGTAATCCGGGTAAGTTGGGATTAG
- a CDS encoding DUF2721 domain-containing protein, translating into MSDISLTTPALLFPAISLLLLAYTNRFLTTASLIRKLHSEYKSEPDQLLMGQIENLRKRVVLIRNMQALGICSLFLCVFCMFLIFAGENLIGKIVFGVSLLLLMASLALSIREIQISVNALNIQLSDLEAYENLRLKGNTKQQL; encoded by the coding sequence ATGTCAGATATTAGCCTCACTACCCCTGCCCTACTGTTTCCGGCCATTTCATTACTATTACTGGCTTATACCAACAGGTTTCTGACCACTGCCAGCCTGATCAGAAAGCTTCACTCCGAGTACAAATCTGAGCCTGACCAGCTTCTGATGGGACAGATAGAGAACCTTAGAAAACGTGTGGTACTGATTCGCAACATGCAGGCATTAGGAATTTGCAGCCTTTTCCTCTGTGTCTTCTGCATGTTCCTGATTTTTGCGGGAGAAAATCTTATTGGTAAGATTGTTTTTGGTGTCAGCCTGCTACTTTTGATGGCTTCATTGGCCTTATCCATTCGTGAGATACAGATTTCGGTCAATGCGCTCAACATACAACTGAGTGACCTGGAGGCCTACGAGAACCTGAGACTCAAAGGAAATACAAAGCAGCAGTTATGA
- a CDS encoding SixA phosphatase family protein, which yields MKTLLLIRHAKSSWDDPTLDDFDRPLNKRGKNDAPKMGKRLKKKKIHPDLMVSSTAKRAKKTALAIAGALDYPEKHIQWRDELYHAAPETALKVMQRIDNKVEQLFLFGHNPGLTDFANLLCSTYTDNIVTTGIYALQLDITSWQDAQLNQKAKLLFYDYPKKG from the coding sequence ATGAAAACACTTCTCCTGATCAGGCATGCCAAGTCCAGTTGGGACGATCCCACTCTGGATGATTTTGACCGACCGCTCAATAAAAGAGGAAAAAATGATGCACCTAAAATGGGTAAGCGCCTGAAAAAAAAGAAAATTCACCCTGATCTGATGGTTAGCAGTACTGCGAAAAGGGCTAAAAAGACTGCACTAGCCATAGCCGGTGCATTAGACTATCCTGAAAAACATATCCAATGGAGAGACGAGCTTTATCACGCTGCTCCGGAAACAGCTCTGAAGGTAATGCAGAGGATTGATAATAAAGTGGAGCAGCTATTTTTATTCGGACACAATCCCGGTCTGACAGATTTTGCCAATCTCCTGTGCTCCACCTACACAGATAACATTGTGACTACTGGCATTTATGCTTTGCAACTGGACATCACAAGCTGGCAGGATGCACAACTGAACCAAAAAGCAAAGTTACTTTTCTACGATTATCCTAAGAAGGGGTGA
- a CDS encoding GIY-YIG nuclease family protein: MKVIYKITYPNGKIYIGQDITTTLNYFGSANSKLIEKDFTKEEMHDFTIRKEILWESETASNQEVNLMEVGLIKKYESNNPRIGYNQWPKFKMKEEK; the protein is encoded by the coding sequence ATGAAAGTCATCTATAAAATTACTTATCCTAATGGTAAAATATATATTGGTCAGGATATAACGACTACCTTGAATTATTTCGGCAGTGCAAACAGCAAACTCATTGAGAAAGATTTTACTAAAGAAGAGATGCATGATTTTACCATTAGAAAAGAAATATTGTGGGAATCTGAAACTGCTTCAAACCAAGAAGTGAATCTGATGGAAGTAGGATTGATAAAAAAATATGAATCAAATAACCCCAGAATTGGATATAACCAATGGCCAAAATTTAAGATGAAAGAAGAGAAGTAA
- a CDS encoding IS4 family transposase — MEESWGMQEFMGSAVEDKREAKSLSLMADRLLANPELSFSSAVGENFRKSAWRIFSKQEVDVSYGHYRQTSKRCADQDVVLVSQDTTDLNYASHVATEGLGDLGGSHVNPGLCLHTAMALSEQGTALGLVGQKLWPPQSTGRTKQVQFYPLEEKESYRWVEALQWVDQHLAKAKKVIVISDRESDFYEYMTARRSKHVELLFRAHHLNRKVHYEQEKMLLKEVVFPNTTKVEVYLPRTSKRKERNAKLQVSWGKITCPVPTYKKGEDIDLWVVVAQETHTPAGEEPRSEPPLLWYLLTTINIEDQAAALLMIDYYRKRWVIERWHMVLKSGMQIEKLQFDTFTRLSHAIAMLCIVAWQLIWLKHLAAESAQLAAEKIFEPLQIEVLEKHSGRKELSVQQALIIIAALAGFTPTKKQPFPGEKTMWRGWAIFSQLCHGYLLASQINYETG; from the coding sequence ATGGAAGAGAGTTGGGGCATGCAAGAGTTTATGGGAAGTGCAGTAGAAGATAAACGCGAGGCAAAGAGTTTGTCACTGATGGCTGATCGTCTTTTAGCTAACCCTGAGCTTTCCTTTAGTAGTGCAGTAGGAGAGAATTTCCGTAAATCAGCCTGGCGGATATTTTCCAAACAGGAAGTAGACGTCAGCTACGGCCACTATAGGCAAACGAGCAAGCGCTGTGCCGACCAGGATGTGGTTTTGGTGAGTCAGGATACAACAGACTTGAATTATGCCAGTCATGTCGCTACTGAAGGTCTGGGCGACTTAGGCGGCAGTCATGTAAATCCAGGGCTTTGCCTGCATACGGCCATGGCTCTGAGTGAGCAGGGAACGGCTTTGGGCCTGGTAGGACAAAAGCTGTGGCCTCCCCAATCCACAGGACGTACAAAGCAGGTGCAGTTTTATCCTTTAGAAGAAAAAGAGAGTTATCGGTGGGTAGAAGCCCTACAGTGGGTGGATCAGCATTTAGCTAAAGCCAAGAAGGTGATCGTAATCTCCGACAGAGAATCTGATTTTTATGAGTACATGACTGCTCGCCGCTCCAAACATGTAGAATTACTCTTCAGGGCACATCATCTCAACCGAAAGGTGCATTATGAGCAAGAAAAGATGCTTCTTAAAGAAGTGGTTTTTCCCAATACTACTAAAGTAGAAGTTTACCTGCCCAGGACCAGCAAGAGAAAAGAGCGTAATGCTAAGCTGCAGGTAAGCTGGGGTAAGATCACATGCCCTGTCCCTACTTATAAAAAAGGAGAAGATATTGACTTATGGGTGGTAGTAGCTCAAGAAACACATACTCCGGCAGGAGAAGAACCGCGCAGCGAACCGCCTCTGCTATGGTATTTACTCACTACCATCAATATAGAAGATCAAGCTGCTGCTTTGCTGATGATAGATTATTACCGGAAACGATGGGTGATTGAACGCTGGCATATGGTGCTGAAGAGTGGTATGCAGATAGAAAAGCTACAGTTTGATACTTTCACACGACTATCTCATGCCATTGCTATGCTCTGTATTGTAGCCTGGCAATTGATCTGGCTTAAGCATCTGGCAGCAGAAAGTGCCCAATTAGCTGCAGAGAAAATATTTGAACCGCTACAAATAGAAGTCTTAGAAAAGCATAGTGGCAGAAAAGAACTCAGTGTACAGCAGGCATTGATCATCATCGCTGCCCTGGCCGGGTTTACGCCTACTAAAAAGCAGCCCTTCCCTGGAGAAAAAACCATGTGGAGAGGGTGGGCCATCTTCTCTCAACTCTGCCATGGATACCTTCTCGCTTCGCAGATAAATTATGAGACAGGATAA
- a CDS encoding transporter substrate-binding domain-containing protein gives MSPHKIWQYATLFLLVSLFSCTTSLQDAEDINSEEAEDNITYSEPVDFDLEEIRERGKLIAISSYSPTSYFIYRGQPMGYEYELLERLAAYLELELEIKIAYNLDNFIEMLNSGEGDLVAHSLSITKSRKKHVDFTNYYSVTRQVLVQRKPQGWRKMKLHEIEQQIIRDPLDLIGKPVYVRKNTSYYRRLINLSQEMGGDIQVEPMDGKLETSEIIKKVAEGEIDYTVADEDIAKINQTYYRDLDVETALSFPQRQAWMVRKTSPKLKAAINAWLEEEKKGTDFYVIYNKYYKNQKRFRTRVSSDYFSLTGGKISEYDNEIQQAAEQLGWDWKLLASQIYQESHFDPETESWAGAIGLMQLMPATARELGDYNLYKADESIEAGVKYLEKLSSMYSDVPDSLERIKFVLATYNAGPGHISDARALAKKHDKDPNVWTGNVDEYILLKAQKEYYSDPVVKHGYCRGEEPYNYVNEIFKRYQVYRDLMDQEGRDDEAVALQKK, from the coding sequence ATGAGCCCCCATAAAATATGGCAGTACGCTACGCTATTCCTGCTAGTATCACTTTTTTCTTGTACCACTTCCCTTCAGGATGCTGAAGACATCAATAGTGAAGAAGCAGAGGATAACATCACCTACAGTGAACCTGTTGATTTTGACCTTGAAGAGATCAGAGAAAGAGGCAAACTGATTGCTATTTCCAGTTATAGTCCTACCAGCTATTTTATTTACCGCGGACAGCCTATGGGTTATGAGTATGAACTGCTGGAAAGATTGGCAGCCTACCTTGAGCTTGAACTGGAAATAAAGATTGCTTATAACCTGGACAACTTTATTGAAATGCTGAATTCCGGGGAGGGGGACCTTGTCGCCCATAGCCTTAGTATTACCAAATCCCGTAAAAAACATGTTGATTTCACTAACTATTATTCAGTAACCCGTCAGGTGCTGGTACAACGCAAACCACAAGGGTGGCGGAAAATGAAGTTGCATGAAATTGAGCAACAGATTATCCGCGACCCCTTAGACTTAATCGGCAAGCCTGTTTATGTCAGGAAGAATACCTCCTATTACCGCCGGCTCATTAACCTCTCTCAGGAAATGGGGGGTGATATTCAGGTAGAACCTATGGATGGTAAGCTGGAAACCAGCGAAATCATTAAAAAAGTAGCTGAAGGGGAGATTGACTATACCGTAGCTGATGAGGATATTGCCAAAATAAACCAGACCTATTACCGGGACCTGGATGTAGAAACCGCGCTAAGTTTTCCCCAACGGCAGGCCTGGATGGTCCGTAAGACTTCTCCCAAGCTGAAAGCAGCCATCAATGCCTGGCTGGAAGAGGAGAAAAAAGGTACCGACTTCTATGTAATCTATAATAAATACTACAAGAACCAGAAACGCTTCCGTACCCGGGTAAGCAGTGACTACTTCTCACTCACAGGAGGAAAAATATCTGAATACGATAATGAAATACAACAGGCCGCTGAGCAACTGGGCTGGGATTGGAAGCTACTGGCTTCGCAAATCTATCAGGAATCACATTTTGACCCTGAAACTGAGTCATGGGCTGGGGCAATTGGGTTGATGCAACTGATGCCTGCTACTGCCCGGGAGCTGGGGGACTATAATCTTTACAAGGCTGATGAATCCATTGAAGCTGGTGTCAAGTATCTGGAAAAGCTCTCCTCAATGTACTCAGATGTGCCAGACTCTTTGGAGCGAATCAAGTTTGTGCTGGCTACCTATAATGCCGGCCCCGGCCATATCAGTGATGCCCGGGCATTGGCGAAAAAACATGACAAAGATCCGAATGTATGGACAGGCAATGTGGATGAATATATTCTGCTCAAAGCACAGAAAGAATATTATTCTGACCCGGTGGTGAAGCATGGCTACTGCCGGGGCGAAGAACCGTATAATTACGTGAATGAAATCTTTAAAAGGTATCAGGTCTACCGCGACCTCATGGATCAGGAAGGCCGGGATGATGAAGCTGTAGCTTTGCAGAAGAAGTGA
- a CDS encoding calcium/sodium antiporter, with protein MLYSFFLLAVGLIVLVVGGELLVRGASSVALRVKISPLVVGLTIVAFGTSAPELFISVQSALEGSPDLAMGNVVGSNICNLALVLGCTALIFPVPVHRDSIKIDWPMTIGSSLFLYFLIHDYLISAIEGTIFVLCLTIYTTLIIIKSRRENHKGAEILEEADLPEKPSKNVWLDVAFIILGTLGLAFGSDWFVDGAKSLAISFGVSERVIGVTVLALGTSLPELVTATVAAFRKATDIAIGNLLGSNIFNILSILGITSVIQPIDVNETIVSEDMLWMLGITVIIFPMMHFKRRITRLEGLLLLLIYSSYIYWVVQTR; from the coding sequence ATGCTTTATTCTTTTTTCTTATTAGCTGTTGGGCTGATTGTTTTGGTTGTCGGCGGAGAACTTTTGGTAAGAGGTGCTTCCAGCGTTGCTTTAAGGGTAAAAATTTCTCCGCTAGTGGTGGGGCTCACCATCGTAGCCTTTGGTACCTCTGCCCCCGAACTGTTTATTAGTGTACAGTCCGCACTGGAAGGAAGCCCTGACCTGGCAATGGGTAATGTAGTAGGTTCTAATATCTGTAACCTGGCATTGGTATTGGGCTGCACTGCACTTATCTTCCCCGTTCCTGTTCATCGAGATAGCATCAAGATTGACTGGCCCATGACCATCGGTAGTTCATTGTTCCTTTATTTCCTTATACATGATTATCTGATCTCTGCTATTGAAGGTACAATATTTGTCCTCTGCCTTACTATTTATACCACGCTGATTATTATTAAATCAAGGAGGGAAAACCACAAAGGAGCGGAGATACTGGAAGAAGCTGACCTGCCCGAAAAACCTTCTAAGAATGTTTGGTTAGATGTAGCTTTCATCATTTTAGGCACACTGGGACTTGCATTTGGTTCTGACTGGTTTGTAGATGGTGCCAAATCTCTTGCTATTTCATTTGGTGTGAGTGAACGCGTGATTGGCGTTACTGTTTTGGCACTAGGGACCAGCCTGCCTGAGCTAGTCACTGCCACTGTCGCTGCTTTCAGAAAGGCTACCGATATCGCGATAGGTAACTTATTAGGGTCAAACATCTTCAACATCCTGTCTATATTGGGCATCACCAGCGTAATACAACCTATTGATGTCAATGAAACCATAGTCAGTGAAGACATGCTATGGATGCTGGGCATAACTGTCATCATTTTTCCAATGATGCATTTCAAGCGCAGGATTACCCGCCTGGAAGGACTGCTACTCCTGCTCATCTACAGCTCATATATTTACTGGGTAGTACAGACCCGTTAG
- the upp gene encoding uracil phosphoribosyltransferase has product MQETTLFELNAVNSLANHFLSEVRQTGFQDDRLRFRRNLERIGELLAYELSKTLHYQKQSIQTPLDTTDINLLEEQPILITILRAGLPLHQGVLNYFDQADSGFVGAFRDHHDDHSFEIALKYFTMPNIHQKDVIVIDPMLASGSTITEVSKQLGDQAQPKHLHIVSAIASPEGIDYLRQNLKIPFSIWTGAIDQKLNDMAFIVPGLGDAGDLSFGPKL; this is encoded by the coding sequence ATGCAAGAAACTACTCTTTTTGAGTTAAACGCGGTTAATAGTCTAGCGAATCATTTTTTATCTGAGGTAAGGCAAACCGGATTTCAGGATGATAGGCTGCGTTTCCGAAGGAATCTGGAAAGGATAGGTGAGCTACTTGCTTATGAATTATCTAAGACGCTACACTATCAAAAACAGAGCATTCAAACTCCACTGGATACCACTGATATAAATCTTTTGGAGGAACAACCAATTCTGATCACGATCCTGAGAGCCGGATTACCGCTTCACCAGGGAGTGCTCAACTATTTTGATCAGGCTGACAGTGGCTTTGTGGGAGCTTTTCGTGATCATCATGACGATCATAGTTTTGAGATCGCTCTTAAATATTTTACGATGCCCAATATACACCAGAAAGATGTAATCGTGATTGATCCCATGCTTGCCAGCGGAAGTACTATCACTGAAGTAAGTAAGCAGCTTGGGGATCAAGCTCAGCCCAAGCATTTGCACATTGTATCAGCCATAGCCAGTCCTGAAGGTATAGACTACTTACGCCAAAACCTTAAAATCCCTTTTTCTATCTGGACCGGGGCTATAGATCAAAAACTAAATGACATGGCCTTCATTGTTCCGGGACTGGGCGATGCAGGCGATCTTTCTTTCGGTCCTAAACTTTAA
- a CDS encoding amylo-alpha-1,6-glucosidase, with amino-acid sequence MSYIQFDKKQLVNLAYSLSKEVVRSNRSGAYASTTISGCNTRRYHGLLVAPQQKISGVHVIISTLDETVVCGNASFDLGVHKYPEVYSPKGYKYLRDFVAQPIPKSTFRLGEVVLTKEKLLVEHENRSLVRYVLEEAKEPVKLRLRPFLAFRNVHKLASANDEINQAYEHIAQGIKLCLYDGYDDLYMQTSKEPEFVAKPDWYYSVEYIEDMEMGMEFQEDLYVPGYFEVTMQKGETVIFTGGPDEVKTANLLRMFNTQTRKRTERNSFENCLKVAAAQFILTSKGKGKSRKNDRTDVIASYQLYRRGGRDAFIAIPGLTVSDDDNKAFKALLDTMLKDRKGPFFPFWEDTDSEATYEAMDAPLWFFWALQQYVKRTGDRAGVWKAYGKDMREILEAYRDGTDFNIKMQSNGLISGGVAGKALTWMNAFSGKKAVTPRIGMPVEINALWYNAVAFTLDIAGPRSTEGKKVIAEWTGVPEKIKGSFVETFWDEKKGYLADVVNGKEKDWSIRPNQVLALSLPFSALSEEMKGSVLKKIESELLTPRGLRSLSINDKQYQGKFFGDLEQRNKAYHQGMAWPWLAGHYVEALLEHKGRKALPQAYELYQGFESVMREHGLSTISEIYEGEEPYKACGAVSQAWNVAELIRMDKIIKDFDEVTQPLTI; translated from the coding sequence ATGAGTTACATACAGTTTGATAAAAAACAATTGGTAAACCTCGCTTACTCCCTGAGTAAGGAGGTAGTACGTTCAAATAGATCAGGCGCATATGCATCAACTACTATAAGTGGTTGTAATACCCGCAGATATCATGGCCTGCTAGTTGCCCCCCAACAGAAAATTTCCGGAGTACATGTTATCATCTCAACCTTGGATGAAACAGTAGTATGCGGTAATGCTAGTTTTGACCTGGGAGTACATAAATACCCTGAAGTATATAGCCCCAAAGGGTATAAATACTTGCGAGACTTTGTTGCCCAACCTATACCCAAATCTACTTTCCGATTGGGCGAGGTTGTGCTTACCAAAGAGAAACTTCTGGTTGAACATGAAAACCGTTCGCTGGTACGATACGTGTTGGAAGAAGCCAAAGAACCGGTAAAACTAAGGCTGCGACCTTTTCTGGCCTTCAGAAATGTTCATAAACTGGCCAGTGCTAATGATGAAATTAATCAGGCCTATGAACATATTGCCCAAGGCATCAAATTATGTCTATACGATGGTTATGATGACCTGTATATGCAAACTTCAAAGGAGCCGGAGTTTGTAGCTAAGCCGGATTGGTACTATTCGGTAGAATATATAGAAGACATGGAGATGGGTATGGAATTCCAGGAAGACCTTTATGTTCCCGGTTATTTCGAGGTGACAATGCAAAAAGGAGAAACGGTGATCTTTACCGGCGGTCCTGACGAAGTGAAAACTGCCAATCTCCTTCGCATGTTCAATACTCAGACACGTAAAAGAACAGAAAGAAATTCTTTTGAAAACTGTCTGAAGGTGGCTGCAGCGCAATTTATTCTCACGAGTAAAGGGAAAGGAAAATCCAGAAAGAATGACCGTACCGATGTGATCGCAAGCTACCAGCTTTATCGCAGAGGAGGAAGGGATGCTTTCATCGCAATACCGGGTTTGACTGTTTCTGATGATGATAATAAAGCATTTAAGGCGCTCCTGGATACCATGCTGAAAGATCGTAAGGGCCCTTTCTTTCCCTTCTGGGAAGATACAGATTCGGAGGCTACGTATGAGGCTATGGATGCACCACTGTGGTTTTTCTGGGCCCTGCAACAGTATGTGAAACGTACTGGTGATCGTGCTGGGGTGTGGAAAGCTTACGGTAAAGATATGCGGGAAATATTGGAAGCTTACCGGGATGGTACTGATTTTAATATCAAGATGCAGTCTAATGGGCTGATTAGTGGGGGAGTAGCAGGCAAAGCACTTACCTGGATGAATGCGTTTTCTGGTAAAAAAGCAGTCACTCCACGTATCGGTATGCCCGTTGAGATCAACGCCTTGTGGTATAATGCCGTTGCTTTTACCCTTGACATTGCCGGTCCTCGCTCTACCGAAGGCAAAAAAGTGATTGCTGAATGGACAGGAGTACCTGAGAAGATCAAAGGATCCTTTGTAGAGACATTCTGGGATGAAAAAAAGGGATACCTAGCCGATGTAGTGAACGGAAAGGAAAAAGACTGGTCAATAAGGCCTAACCAGGTATTGGCGCTCTCATTGCCTTTTTCTGCTCTTTCTGAAGAGATGAAAGGCAGTGTTTTGAAAAAGATAGAGAGCGAACTGCTGACTCCTCGTGGTTTAAGAAGCCTTTCTATCAATGACAAACAATATCAGGGTAAGTTCTTTGGTGACTTGGAGCAGCGTAACAAAGCTTATCATCAGGGTATGGCATGGCCCTGGCTGGCTGGCCATTATGTAGAAGCACTCTTAGAACATAAAGGAAGAAAAGCTCTGCCCCAGGCTTATGAATTATACCAGGGATTTGAAAGTGTGATGCGTGAACATGGCTTAAGTACCATATCCGAGATTTATGAAGGCGAAGAACCTTATAAAGCCTGCGGTGCTGTATCCCAGGCCTGGAATGTGGCTGAGTTGATTCGTATGGACAAAATCATAAAGGATTTTGATGAAGTCACACAGCCACTCACCATCTGA
- the glgP gene encoding alpha-glucan family phosphorylase — MIENNAPQWKRLYIQSKVPAELEHLEELANNLWWSWNHEAINLFANIDEKKWKEVGYNPIALLDVLDYDAYQRLLGDKEFMKKLDAIFSRFKGYMNTPAKKHPSIAYFCMEYGLHASFKLYSGGLGVLAGDFLKEASDENVNMVGIGLLYRYGYFGQKLTIHGEQVAQYEPQRFTYLPIEPVRDQADEWVKVQVQLPGRILSAKIWKANVGRISLYLLDTDIEENSEEDKFITHQLYGGNQENRLKQEILLGLGGIRLLDNLEIKPEVFHLNEGHAAFIGLERLRKYVQEGLTINDATELIRSSSLFTTHTPVPAGHDAFPEGMMWQYFNDFASSMSLSWEKFIALGRVNPTNKEEVFSMSNLASKLSQEVNGVSKIHGDVSRKMFQPLYPGFEPDELHLDYVTNSVHYYTWTAEAWQKLYAKTFGKSFEKKQSDVKLWEKIKQVPDEEIIRIKKHQKSILIKTVKQRLEKSMRARYESPKKIVETLNAFNENTLIFGFARRFATYKRATLLFRNPERLAKIVNNPKAPVQFIFAGKAHPADRGGQDLIRQIYEISERPEFLGKIIFLEDYDMEIARALVQGVDVWLNTPTRPLEASGTSGMKATMNGVINFSVLDGWWAEGYRPDAGWALPEIRTYDNQDTQNELDAETIYSILENEIIAEYYHKYEAGLSTTWIERMKNAIAYIAPQFTMKRMMDDYHEKFYKKLAERNKMMHKSNYKHAKELSAWKAKLQGNWKDIQVVERDIYNFANAPLPLGEDIKASIVLDIGELSLEDVSVEMLIARREDNRINIISKYEMEKHKVKKADLAENGNGVSGNLVKYSCSKQVTFAGVYEYGFRVFPSNTLLAHRQDFSLISWI, encoded by the coding sequence ATGATTGAAAATAATGCCCCCCAGTGGAAACGCTTGTATATTCAGTCAAAAGTACCGGCAGAATTAGAGCATCTAGAGGAATTGGCAAACAACCTATGGTGGTCGTGGAATCATGAAGCCATCAATCTTTTTGCTAATATTGATGAAAAGAAGTGGAAGGAAGTTGGATACAACCCCATAGCACTGTTAGATGTGCTGGATTATGATGCTTATCAGAGGCTTCTGGGTGATAAGGAATTTATGAAGAAGCTTGATGCTATATTTAGTCGCTTCAAAGGCTATATGAATACTCCTGCCAAGAAGCATCCGTCCATTGCGTATTTCTGTATGGAGTATGGATTACACGCTTCTTTCAAGCTTTATTCTGGTGGGCTAGGTGTGTTGGCAGGAGATTTTCTTAAGGAAGCTAGCGATGAAAATGTGAACATGGTGGGTATAGGGCTGCTCTATCGTTATGGGTATTTTGGCCAAAAGCTGACTATCCATGGAGAGCAGGTAGCGCAATACGAACCCCAAAGGTTTACTTATCTGCCCATAGAACCTGTACGTGATCAGGCAGATGAATGGGTAAAAGTACAAGTTCAGCTACCGGGGAGAATACTCTCAGCTAAAATCTGGAAAGCAAATGTCGGACGTATTTCCCTGTATCTTCTGGATACTGATATTGAGGAAAATTCCGAAGAAGATAAGTTTATTACCCATCAACTTTATGGCGGGAACCAGGAAAACCGCCTGAAACAAGAGATTTTACTGGGTTTAGGAGGTATTCGTCTGCTGGATAACTTGGAAATAAAGCCTGAAGTTTTTCACCTGAACGAAGGACATGCTGCTTTTATTGGCCTGGAAAGATTGAGAAAATATGTGCAGGAAGGACTTACCATAAATGATGCTACTGAGCTGATCCGCTCCTCTTCCTTATTTACTACCCACACTCCGGTACCTGCCGGTCATGATGCTTTTCCTGAAGGTATGATGTGGCAGTATTTTAACGATTTTGCCAGTTCCATGAGTTTATCGTGGGAAAAATTTATTGCCTTAGGCCGTGTTAATCCCACGAATAAAGAAGAGGTGTTTTCCATGAGCAATCTGGCTTCCAAGCTTTCACAGGAGGTAAATGGTGTGAGTAAAATTCATGGTGATGTTTCCCGAAAAATGTTCCAGCCTCTCTATCCGGGCTTTGAGCCGGATGAACTGCATCTGGATTATGTAACCAACAGTGTACATTATTATACCTGGACTGCCGAGGCATGGCAGAAGCTTTATGCCAAAACCTTCGGGAAGAGCTTTGAAAAAAAACAGTCTGATGTAAAACTATGGGAAAAGATAAAGCAAGTGCCTGATGAAGAGATTATCAGGATCAAAAAGCACCAGAAAAGTATATTGATCAAGACGGTAAAACAACGTCTGGAAAAAAGCATGCGCGCTCGTTACGAGAGTCCCAAAAAAATCGTGGAAACTCTAAACGCGTTTAATGAAAATACGTTGATCTTTGGTTTCGCCAGACGCTTTGCTACTTATAAAAGAGCTACCCTACTTTTCAGAAATCCGGAACGTCTTGCAAAAATCGTGAATAATCCGAAAGCTCCGGTGCAGTTTATCTTTGCGGGTAAAGCACACCCGGCTGATAGAGGCGGGCAGGATCTTATCCGTCAGATCTATGAGATTTCTGAGCGTCCTGAATTCCTGGGCAAGATCATCTTTCTGGAGGATTATGACATGGAAATTGCCCGTGCTTTGGTACAGGGAGTAGACGTATGGCTCAATACCCCTACACGGCCGTTGGAGGCTTCAGGTACCAGTGGAATGAAAGCTACCATGAATGGCGTCATCAATTTTAGTGTACTGGATGGATGGTGGGCTGAGGGATATCGTCCCGATGCCGGATGGGCTCTTCCTGAGATACGCACGTATGACAATCAGGATACCCAAAATGAGCTGGATGCTGAAACAATATACAGCATACTGGAAAATGAAATTATTGCTGAGTACTATCATAAATATGAAGCAGGCCTGTCAACAACATGGATTGAACGTATGAAAAACGCGATCGCTTATATCGCTCCACAGTTCACCATGAAGCGGATGATGGACGACTACCATGAAAAGTTTTACAAGAAACTTGCGGAAAGAAATAAGATGATGCATAAAAGTAATTACAAACATGCCAAAGAGCTGTCAGCATGGAAAGCAAAACTCCAGGGGAATTGGAAAGATATACAGGTAGTGGAAAGAGATATTTACAACTTCGCCAATGCACCTTTACCCCTGGGCGAAGATATTAAGGCAAGCATTGTGTTGGATATCGGAGAGTTGTCTCTTGAAGATGTTTCAGTAGAAATGCTGATTGCCAGAAGGGAAGACAATCGTATCAATATTATCTCTAAATATGAGATGGAAAAGCATAAAGTGAAGAAAGCAGATCTTGCTGAAAACGGAAATGGAGTAAGTGGAAATTTAGTGAAGTATAGCTGTAGCAAACAGGTTACCTTTGCCGGGGTATATGAATACGGCTTCAGGGTATTTCCATCCAATACATTACTGGCGCATCGTCAGGATTTTAGCCTGATCAGCTGGATATAA